A stretch of the Streptomyces sp. NBC_00078 genome encodes the following:
- a CDS encoding DUF5667 domain-containing protein, whose product MIANVSAHRRANAFAQALEEQSDRGTAAEQPEGPERAPAAAEQSGHGRLLVLTEGLGELPRPELDPEVKVVQRAQLVAAFEAMLQEGAGGEAADASVPQQRSRGAHRASTLGKLRPRSRLTKGLAAGGLSVGVAAGAFGGVAAASSDALPGDSLYGLKRGIEDFKLNYMSEGDDQRGVAYLDQASTRLSEARRLMERGRGGAQLDHESLGEIRRTLAGMTHDASEGHRLLHEAYERDPESLGPIQALSAFSRSHRGAWGALRERLPVQLGDVSNQLSSVFDAIDEEVAPLQSLLPQSPAQGGGDGKRHASGTASKGTSGSGRRSTTPSAGGSSEGGRSSSPSQSAGSTGEGLLGGSTGGLLDPPKDSGSASPSASKPPTSEPDVTIPPLLPGLLPGLGIDSEDTGQ is encoded by the coding sequence GTGATCGCGAACGTATCGGCACACCGGCGGGCGAACGCCTTCGCCCAGGCCCTGGAGGAGCAGTCGGACCGGGGCACGGCGGCCGAGCAGCCCGAGGGGCCCGAACGGGCCCCGGCTGCTGCGGAACAGTCCGGGCACGGCCGTCTGTTGGTCCTCACGGAGGGTCTCGGCGAACTGCCAAGACCGGAGCTGGACCCTGAGGTCAAGGTCGTCCAGCGGGCTCAGCTGGTGGCCGCGTTCGAGGCCATGCTGCAGGAGGGCGCCGGTGGCGAGGCGGCGGATGCTTCGGTACCCCAACAGCGCTCCCGCGGCGCCCACCGCGCGAGCACACTGGGCAAACTACGGCCCCGGTCGCGGCTGACCAAGGGCCTGGCCGCGGGCGGGCTGAGCGTCGGCGTCGCGGCGGGCGCCTTCGGCGGAGTCGCCGCGGCCAGCTCGGACGCGCTGCCCGGTGACTCGCTCTACGGGCTCAAGCGAGGCATCGAGGACTTCAAGCTCAACTACATGTCCGAGGGGGACGACCAGCGCGGCGTGGCCTACCTCGACCAGGCATCCACCCGGCTGAGCGAAGCCCGCCGTCTGATGGAGCGCGGCCGCGGCGGCGCCCAGCTCGACCACGAGTCCCTCGGCGAGATCCGCCGCACCCTGGCGGGCATGACACACGACGCGTCCGAGGGGCACCGGCTACTGCACGAGGCGTATGAGCGCGACCCCGAGTCCCTGGGCCCCATCCAGGCACTCTCCGCCTTCTCACGCTCGCACCGCGGCGCCTGGGGCGCCCTGCGCGAAAGGCTTCCGGTCCAGCTCGGGGACGTCAGCAACCAGCTGTCGTCGGTGTTCGACGCCATAGACGAAGAGGTCGCCCCCCTGCAGTCCCTGCTGCCGCAGTCCCCGGCCCAGGGCGGCGGCGACGGCAAGCGACACGCCTCGGGGACGGCATCCAAGGGCACGTCCGGCTCCGGCCGGCGGTCGACGACGCCCAGCGCCGGCGGCTCCTCCGAAGGCGGCCGCTCCAGCAGCCCCAGCCAGTCGGCCGGATCCACGGGCGAGGGCCTGCTCGGAGGCAGCACCGGAGGCCTGCTCGACCCGCCCAAGGACAGCGGCAGCGCCTCCCCGTCCGCAAGCAAGCCACCCACCAGCGAACCGGACGTGACCATCCCACCGCTCCTCCCGGGCCTGCTCCCGGGCCTCGGCATCGACAGCGAGGACACCGGCCAGTAG
- a CDS encoding glutaredoxin family protein codes for MADMSPLFRRKPAPHERTVTLIGKPDCHLCDDARLVVEKVCGELGVPWEEKDITRDEGLHDEYWEQIPVVLVDGLQHTFWRVDEGRLRKELTD; via the coding sequence ATGGCTGACATGAGTCCCCTCTTCCGACGCAAGCCCGCTCCGCACGAGCGGACGGTCACTCTCATCGGCAAACCCGACTGCCATCTGTGCGACGACGCGCGGCTGGTGGTCGAGAAGGTCTGCGGCGAACTCGGCGTCCCCTGGGAGGAGAAGGACATCACCCGGGACGAGGGGCTCCATGACGAGTACTGGGAACAGATTCCCGTCGTACTCGTCGACGGCCTGCAGCACACCTTCTGGCGGGTGGACGAGGGCCGCCTGCGCAAAGAACTGACCGACTAG
- a CDS encoding lysophospholipid acyltransferase family protein, which translates to MADAKVIPFDDDRSRGSAVQRPPRRRGAGSRRRTAEPALVGEVQPLPGRASAQHDVPVTHEEQPPQQQAQDDGGVERRIAGGLSFLRRRLTGDYEVDDFGYDEELTDQVLMSMLRPVYEKYFRVEVKGIENIPSDGGALIVANHSGTLPLDGLMMQVAVHDNHPAGRHLRLLAADLVFMLPVVNELARKLGHTLACAEDADRLLGQGELVGVMPEGFKGIGKPFSERYKLQRFGRGGFVSTALRHGTPIIPCSIVGAEEIYPMIGNAKTLARLLGFPYFPLTPTFPWLGPLGAIPLPTKWTIQFGEPIRTDGYPPEAGEDPMLMFNLTDQVREQIQHTLYKLLVQRRSVFF; encoded by the coding sequence ATGGCGGATGCCAAGGTCATTCCGTTCGACGACGACCGGTCCCGCGGGAGTGCCGTGCAGCGGCCGCCGCGGCGCCGGGGCGCGGGGAGCCGGCGCAGGACCGCGGAACCCGCGCTGGTCGGAGAGGTCCAGCCCCTGCCCGGCAGGGCGTCTGCGCAGCATGATGTTCCCGTGACGCATGAGGAACAGCCGCCGCAGCAGCAGGCGCAGGACGACGGTGGTGTGGAGCGGCGCATCGCCGGCGGCCTCTCCTTCCTGCGCCGCCGCCTCACCGGCGACTACGAGGTCGACGACTTCGGTTACGACGAGGAGCTGACCGACCAGGTCCTGATGTCGATGCTGCGCCCGGTGTACGAGAAGTACTTCCGGGTCGAGGTGAAGGGCATCGAGAACATCCCGTCGGACGGCGGCGCGCTGATCGTCGCCAACCACTCCGGGACGCTCCCGCTGGACGGCCTGATGATGCAGGTCGCCGTCCACGACAACCACCCCGCAGGCCGCCATCTGCGGCTGCTGGCGGCGGACCTGGTGTTCATGCTCCCCGTGGTCAACGAACTGGCCCGCAAGCTCGGTCACACCCTGGCCTGCGCGGAGGACGCCGATCGGCTGCTGGGGCAGGGCGAGCTGGTCGGAGTCATGCCGGAGGGCTTCAAGGGCATCGGCAAGCCCTTCAGCGAGCGCTACAAGCTCCAGCGCTTCGGCCGGGGCGGCTTCGTCTCCACGGCGCTGCGGCACGGCACGCCGATCATCCCGTGCTCGATCGTCGGGGCCGAGGAGATCTACCCGATGATCGGCAACGCGAAGACGTTGGCGCGGCTGCTCGGCTTCCCGTACTTCCCGCTGACGCCGACGTTCCCGTGGCTGGGCCCGCTGGGTGCGATCCCGTTGCCGACGAAGTGGACGATCCAGTTCGGCGAGCCGATCAGGACGGACGGCTATCCGCCGGAGGCCGGCGAGGACCCGATGCTGATGTTCAACCTGACCGACCAGGTGAGGGAACAGATCCAGCACACCCTGTACAAGCTGCTGGTGCAGCGCAGGTCGGTGTTCTTCTGA
- a CDS encoding NAD-dependent epimerase/dehydratase family protein has product MGKVVLVTGVARRLGGRFVRRIQRDPDVDRVIAVDAVPPEHHLGGADFILADIRQPTIARVLAETGADTVVHMDVSATGLGSGSRTVVKETNVIGTMQLLGACQKSPNVKRLVVKSSTNVYGSAPRDPAVFTETTPPKSLPSGGFAKDTVEVEGYVRGFARRRPDVAVCVLRFANILGPAVDTPLASYFSLPVLPTVFGYDPRLQFVHEDDAMEVLRIASLEPARGTLNSGTFNIAGDGVLLLSQCSRRLGRPTVPLLLPAVTWAGSLVRTLGMTDFSPEQIRLLTHGRVVATDQMRDTLGFKPKYTTAETFADFARSHGPGLLPPEALAGAVNRIAALPVPGSGHPPTQSAN; this is encoded by the coding sequence TTGGGCAAGGTCGTGCTCGTGACCGGAGTGGCCCGCAGGCTGGGGGGCCGGTTCGTACGACGGATCCAGCGTGACCCGGACGTCGACCGGGTCATCGCCGTGGACGCGGTGCCACCCGAGCACCATCTGGGCGGAGCCGACTTCATCCTGGCCGACATCCGGCAGCCCACCATTGCGCGCGTGCTCGCGGAGACCGGCGCCGACACGGTCGTCCACATGGACGTGAGCGCGACGGGGCTCGGCAGCGGCAGCCGGACCGTGGTCAAGGAGACCAACGTCATCGGCACGATGCAGCTGCTCGGCGCCTGCCAGAAGTCGCCGAACGTCAAGCGGCTCGTCGTGAAGTCCAGTACCAACGTGTACGGGTCCGCGCCCCGCGATCCCGCGGTGTTCACCGAGACGACCCCGCCCAAGTCCCTGCCCAGCGGCGGCTTCGCCAAGGACACGGTCGAGGTCGAGGGGTACGTACGGGGCTTCGCGCGGCGCCGGCCCGATGTGGCCGTGTGCGTCCTGCGGTTCGCCAACATCCTGGGGCCCGCGGTGGACACACCGCTCGCCTCGTACTTCTCGCTGCCGGTCCTGCCGACCGTCTTCGGCTACGACCCGCGGCTGCAGTTCGTGCACGAGGACGACGCCATGGAGGTGCTGCGCATCGCCTCGCTGGAGCCGGCGCGGGGCACGCTCAACAGCGGCACCTTCAACATCGCCGGCGACGGGGTCCTGTTGCTCTCCCAGTGCTCCAGGCGGCTCGGCCGTCCCACGGTGCCGCTGCTGCTGCCGGCGGTCACCTGGGCGGGGTCCCTGGTGCGCACGCTGGGCATGACGGACTTCTCGCCCGAGCAGATCCGGCTGCTCACCCACGGCCGGGTCGTGGCGACGGACCAGATGCGTGACACGCTCGGGTTCAAGCCGAAGTACACGACGGCGGAGACCTTCGCGGACTTCGCGCGCAGTCACGGACCCGGGCTCCTGCCGCCGGAGGCCCTCGCGGGGGCCGTCAACCGGATCGCCGCGCTGCCCGTCCCGGGCAGCGGTCACCCCCCGACGCAGAGCGCCAACTGA
- a CDS encoding HAD family phosphatase, with product MAALGWLTPRRRSATARSVLAGEASAEAARKSSQDIPPEEPVFPVLGDDKAAAFFDLDNTVMQGAALFHFGRGLYKRKFFETRDLAKFAWQQAWFRLAGVEDPEHMQEARDSALSIVKGHRVAELQSIGEEIYDEYMAERIWPGTRALAQAHLDAGQKVWLVTAAPVEIATVISRRLGLTGALGTVAESVDGVYTGKLVGEPLHGPAKAEAVRALAAAEGLDLTRCAAYSDSHNDIPMLSLVGHPYAINPDTKLRKHARNLDWRLRDYRTGRKAAKVGIPAAAGVGAVAGGTAAAIALHKRRR from the coding sequence ATGGCCGCTCTCGGATGGCTCACTCCCCGTAGGCGCTCCGCCACGGCGCGGAGCGTGTTGGCAGGCGAGGCCTCTGCGGAGGCAGCGCGCAAGTCCTCGCAGGACATCCCCCCGGAGGAACCGGTCTTCCCGGTCCTCGGCGACGACAAGGCTGCCGCCTTCTTCGATCTCGACAACACCGTCATGCAGGGCGCCGCCCTCTTCCACTTCGGCCGGGGCCTGTACAAGCGGAAGTTCTTCGAGACCCGCGACCTCGCCAAGTTCGCCTGGCAGCAGGCGTGGTTCCGGCTGGCCGGCGTCGAGGACCCCGAGCACATGCAGGAGGCCCGCGACTCGGCCCTGTCCATCGTGAAGGGCCACCGCGTCGCCGAACTGCAGTCGATCGGCGAGGAGATCTACGACGAGTACATGGCGGAGCGGATCTGGCCGGGCACCCGCGCACTCGCCCAGGCACACCTGGACGCGGGCCAGAAGGTGTGGCTGGTCACGGCGGCGCCCGTGGAGATCGCCACGGTGATCTCCCGCCGCCTCGGCCTCACCGGCGCCCTGGGCACGGTGGCCGAGTCCGTCGACGGCGTCTACACGGGCAAGCTGGTGGGCGAGCCCCTGCACGGCCCGGCCAAGGCGGAGGCGGTTCGCGCGCTGGCCGCGGCGGAGGGCCTGGACCTGACCCGCTGCGCCGCCTACAGCGACAGCCACAACGACATCCCGATGCTGTCCCTGGTGGGCCACCCCTACGCCATCAACCCGGACACCAAGCTCCGCAAGCACGCCCGCAACCTGGACTGGCGCCTGCGCGACTACCGCACGGGCCGCAAGGCGGCGAAGGTGGGCATCCCGGCAGCAGCCGGCGTGGGCGCGGTGGCAGGGGGAACGGCAGCGGCGATCGCGCTGCACAAACGCCGCCGCTGA
- a CDS encoding ECF subfamily RNA polymerase sigma factor, BldN family encodes MYPHVGVDASGLATLRATVLDLLRGFVPTAYAVPALAVANTPVGPCYALADGSAAVGRRSRTAGTATTRRPAADSDSARMMDLVERAQAGEADAFGRLYDQYSDTVYRYIYYRVGGKATAEDLTSETFLRALRRIGTFTWQGRDFGAWLVTIARNLVADHFKSSRFRLEVTTGEMLDANEVERSPEDSVLESLSNAALLDAVKRLNPQQQECVTLRFLQGLSVAETARVMGKNEGAIKTLQYRAVRTLARLLPDDAR; translated from the coding sequence GTGTACCCACACGTCGGGGTTGACGCCTCGGGCCTGGCTACGCTGCGCGCAACGGTCCTAGACCTGTTGCGCGGCTTCGTCCCCACCGCGTACGCCGTCCCCGCCCTTGCCGTTGCCAACACCCCCGTCGGCCCGTGCTACGCGCTCGCCGACGGCAGCGCCGCCGTCGGCAGGCGCAGCCGCACGGCCGGCACCGCCACCACCCGCCGTCCGGCCGCGGACAGCGACAGCGCCCGCATGATGGACCTGGTCGAACGTGCCCAGGCCGGCGAGGCCGACGCCTTCGGCCGCCTCTACGACCAGTACAGCGACACCGTGTACCGGTACATCTACTACCGCGTCGGCGGCAAGGCCACCGCCGAAGACCTCACCAGTGAGACGTTCCTGCGCGCCCTGCGCCGTATCGGCACCTTCACCTGGCAGGGTCGTGACTTCGGCGCCTGGCTGGTCACCATCGCCCGCAACCTCGTGGCCGACCACTTCAAGTCCAGTCGGTTCCGTCTGGAGGTGACGACCGGCGAGATGCTCGACGCCAACGAGGTCGAGCGGTCCCCCGAGGACTCCGTCCTGGAGTCCCTCTCCAACGCCGCGCTCCTCGACGCCGTGAAACGGCTCAACCCCCAGCAGCAGGAGTGCGTGACCCTCCGCTTTCTCCAGGGCCTCTCCGTCGCCGAGACCGCTCGGGTGATGGGCAAGAACGAGGGCGCCATCAAAACCCTTCAGTACCGAGCCGTACGTACCCTGGCCCGTCTCCTCCCGGACGACGCCCGCTGA